One genomic region from Pempheris klunzingeri isolate RE-2024b chromosome 4, fPemKlu1.hap1, whole genome shotgun sequence encodes:
- the slc6a4a gene encoding solute carrier family 6 member 4a translates to METKDMMMTSMLTMDKGENEGEGDKGREEVGGEEEGTQQENGRLMLADGLAERGPKNLTSGSGQQVSNGFTTSTPQSPREGPGNAACSGGTASGPGGGGSGSSAPLGGLRTLVVQQTSLERPRETWSKKMDFLLSVIGYAVDLGNVWRFPYICYQNGGGAFLLPYLLMAVFGGVPLFYMELALGQFHRSGCISIWKHICPIFKGIGFAICIIALYIAFYYNTIMAWALYYLLSSFRATLPWTTCTNSWNTGNCNRYMSTDHNVSWSNSSTSPAEEFYTRQVLQVHLSPGLHQLGSVSWQLALCLLLIFTIVYFSVWKGVKTSGKVVWVTATFPYLVLLVLLIRGATLPGAWRGVVFYLKPDWEKLLSTTVWIDAAAQIFFSLGPGFGVLLAFASYNPFHNNCYKDALVTSSVNCLTSFLSGFVIFTVLGYMAEMRQQDVDAVAKDAGPSLLFIIYAEAIANMPAATFFSIIFFLMIIMLGLDSTFAGLEGVITAMLDEFPHVLVKRREWFVFGLVCVCYLGALSTLTYGGAFVVKLFEEYATGPAVITVVLLEVIAVSWFYGTNRFCNDIQLMLGFYPGCFWRVCWVAICPCFLLFIIISFLAFPPEVRLFDYQYPPWTTVLGYCIGVSSFICVPAYMVYHLLNAKGTFKQRLLKSITPEPSSEQHRNFIVTNAV, encoded by the exons ATGGAGACAAAAGATATGATGATGACGAGCATGTTGACAATGGACAAAGGGGAGAATGAGGGAGAGGGGGataaagggagagaggaagtggggggagaagaggagggaacGCAGCAGGAAAATGGTAGATTGATGCTAGCCGATGGTCTCGCAGAGAGAGGACCCAAGAACCTGACCTCCGGCTCTGGACAGCAGGTGTCCAATGGCTTCACCACATCCACCCCTCAAAGCCCCAGGGAGGGACCAGGGAACGCTGCTTGCTCCGGAGGTACAGCCTCcgggcctggaggaggaggctccGGGTCCTCTGCGCCGCTGGGAGGCCTCAGGACTCTGGTGGTCCAGCAAACCAGCTTGGAGAGGCCCAGAGAAACCTGGAGCAAGAAGATGGACTTCTTGCTCTCTGTGATCGGCTACGCTGTGGACCTGGGAAATGTCTGGCGCTTCCCGTACATCTGCTACCAaaatggaggag GTGCCTTTTTGCTGCCCTACCTGTTGATGGCGGTGTTTGGAGGCGTCCCGCTCTTCTACATGGAGCTGGCTCTCGGCCAGTTCCACCGCAGCGGCTGCATCTCCATCTGGAAACACATCTGCCCCATCTTCAAAG GGATCGGCTTTGCCATCTGCATCATCGCCCTCTACATAGCCTTCTACTACAACACCATCATGGCCTGGGCCTTGTACTACCTACTGTCGTCATTCCGGGCCACCCTGCCCTGGACCACCTGCACCAACAGCTGGAACACCGGCAACTGCAACCGTTACATGTCCACCGACCACAATGTGTCATGGTCCAACTCTTCCACCTCCCCCGCCGAGGAGTTCTATAC TCGCCAGGTGTTGCAGGTCCACCTCTCCCCAGGTCTGCACCAGCTGGGCTCTGTCAGCTGGCAGCTGGccctctgcctgctcctcatcttcaCCATCGTCTACTTCAGCGTCTGGAAAGGAGTCAAGACGTCTGGAAAG gTAGTTTGGGTTACTGCTACCTTCCCCTATCTGGTCCTTCTGGTGCTGCTCATCCGTGGGGCCACTCTGCCAGGGGCCTGGAGGGGCGTCGTCTTCTATCTAAAACCTGATTGGGAGAAACTGCTCAGCACTACA GTGTGGATTGATGCAGCAGCTCAGATTTTCTTCTCACTGGGTCCGGGGTTCGGCGTGCTGCTTGCCTTTGCTAGCTACAACCCATTTCACAACAACTGCTACAA AGATGCTTTGGTCACCAGCTCTGTGAACTGTCTCACGAGCTTCCTGTCTGGCTTCGTCATCTTCACCGTGCTGGGCTACATGGCTGAGATGAGGCAGCAGGACGTGGATGCGGTGGCGAAGGATGCCG GCCCTAGTCTGCTGTTCATCATTTATGCAGAAGCCATAGCGAATATGCCTGCTGCTACTTTCTTCTCCATCATCTTCTTCCTCATGATCATTATGTTGGGTCTGGACAGCACG TTTGCAGGGTTGGAGGGGGTGATCACAGCGATGCTAGATGAGTTCCCTCATGTCCTCGTTAAGAGACGAGAGTGGTTTGTCTTCGGCCTGGTTTGTGTCTGCTACCTCGGGGCTCTCTCCACACTCACATAT GGAGGGGCGTTTGTGGTGAAGCTGTTTGAGGAGTACGCTACGGGCCCTGCGGTCATCACCGTGGTCCTGCTCGAAGTCATCGCTGTTTCCTGGTTCTACG gcacCAACCGTTTCTGTAATGACATCCAGCTCATGCTTGGTTTCTACCCGGGTTGTTTCTGGAGGGTCTGCTGGGTGGCCATCTGCCCCTGCTTTCTGCTG TTCATTATCATCAGTTTCCTGGCCTTCCCTCCAGAGGTCAGGTTGTTTGACTACCAGTACCCACCATGGACCACTGTTCTGGGCTACTGCATCGGCGTGTCCTCATTCATCTGCGTGCCTGCTTATATGGTCTACCACTTGCTCAATGCCAAGGGCACATTCAAACAG CGTCTGCTGAAGAGCATCACTCCAGAGCCCAGCAGTGAGCAGCACAGAAACTTCATTGTCACCAACGCAGTCTGA